Below is a window of Pirellulales bacterium DNA.
CACCACCGCCGCCCGACCGTTCGCCGCGGCCGCCGAGCATCTGCATCCGCTCGCCGATGACGCGCAGCTTGGTTCGCTTTTGCCCATCGGGTGTTTGCCAAGAGTCGAGCTTCAAGCGACCCTCGATCAGCACCGACGACCCCTTGGTCAGGTATTCATTGGCCACCTCGGCCTGCCGCGACCAAAGCGTGACGTCGACGAACGTCGTTTCATCGACCCACTCGCCGTTGGCGCCTTTGCGCCGATCGTTGATCGCCAGGCCAATTTCCGTGACCGCTGCGCCGTTGGGCGTGTAGCGCAGCTCCGGGTCGCGGGTCACATTGCCGACCAGCACCACCTTGTTGTAGCTCGCGGCCATTTCTCGATCTCCCTGAGGGCTCGTGCGGCGCCCTGCGTAGCCGGTTTTCGTCGTCGCGACGCAGCCGGCCTGGGAACGACATGTGAACATGCGTTCCCTAGCTTCTGCAGGCTACCAAATTGCCCCCGCCGAGGCAAACTGTCGTTCGGGGAGGGGGCAACTCGGTCACTGCAGGTGTGTTTCGAGTCCGACTCACACGGCGCTGACGGCCGCCTCGCCGGTGTCGGCCCGTTGCTCGCGGCGTTCGGTCCGCTGGGGCCGTTCAGCCGTCGACTTGGCGTGCTCGACCAGCGCGTCGACGATCCGCGCGTCGACCTTCAACACCAACGAGCGAAGGATCGACTCGTTCAGCTCGAATTCGCGGTTCAACGCGGTCAATTGGTTGCTGTCGAGGCGGAAGTAGCTCAGCCAGTAGGTGCCTTTGCGCTGACCCTTGATCGGGTACGCCAGGCGCCGCTCTTCCCAGAGCCGGCTGACGAGCATTTCGCCACCGAGTTTGGTGACCGTCTTCTCGATCTGGCTCGACACGCCGACCTGGTCGCGGCCGTAGCGGTTCGAATCGAAGATCACAAAGCCTTCATAGACTTGGGCGGGCAAGGGTCGAACTCCTCGGGTTGTTCGTGGGTGCGGGGTGGTTCTGGCCGCGTCGCGATAGGGGGTCAGTTGTATTTCGTCATGCCGGCTTGGACGCCGTCGCGGATCCAACACTCGACCGCGTCGGCGGCCCGGACGATCATCTCGGCCAGCACCGGCTTCTCATCCTTGTTGAATTTACCGAGCACGAAGTCCGCGTGCTCCCATTGCGGGGGCACCGGTCCGATCCCGAACCGCAGGCGGGGGACCTCGTC
It encodes the following:
- the ssb gene encoding single-stranded DNA-binding protein yields the protein MAASYNKVVLVGNVTRDPELRYTPNGAAVTEIGLAINDRRKGANGEWVDETTFVDVTLWSRQAEVANEYLTKGSSVLIEGRLKLDSWQTPDGQKRTKLRVIGERMQMLGGRGERSGGGGGPRGGSESQRGGGDSYDAGEPAGAYNDAPPDDIPF
- the rpsF gene encoding 30S ribosomal protein S6; the encoded protein is MPAQVYEGFVIFDSNRYGRDQVGVSSQIEKTVTKLGGEMLVSRLWEERRLAYPIKGQRKGTYWLSYFRLDSNQLTALNREFELNESILRSLVLKVDARIVDALVEHAKSTAERPQRTERREQRADTGEAAVSAV